A stretch of the Medicago truncatula cultivar Jemalong A17 chromosome 5, MtrunA17r5.0-ANR, whole genome shotgun sequence genome encodes the following:
- the LOC11432061 gene encoding aspartic proteinase CDR1 gives MNTRPFITLLFFSLCFIISFSHSLRNSFSFELIHRDSSKSPLYKPAQNKFQHVVNAARRSINRANRLFKDSLSNTPESTVYVNGGEYLMTYSVGTPPFNVYGVVDTGSDIVWLQCKPCEQCYKQTTPIFNPSKSSSYKNIPCSSNLCQSVRYTSCNKQNSCEYTINFSDQSYSQGELSVETLTLDSTTGHSVSFPKTVIGCGHNNRGMFQGETSGIVGLGIGPVSLTTQLKSSIGGKFSYCLLPLLVDSNKTSKLNFGDAAVVSGDGVVSTPFVKKDPQAFYYLTLEAFSVGNKRIEFEVLDDSEEGNIILDSGTTLTLLPSHVYTNLESAVAQLVKLDRVDDPNQLLNLCYSITSDQYDFPIITAHFKGADIKLNPISTFAHVADGVVCLAFTSSQTGPIFGNLAQLNLLVGYDLQQNIVSFKPSDCIKV, from the coding sequence ATGAATACTCGTCCCTTTATTacccttcttttcttttccctttgtttcattatttctttttctcattCTCTACGCAATAGTTTTAGTTTTGAACTCATCCACCGCGATTCTTCAAAATCACCACTCTACAAACCTGCACAAAACAAATTCCAGCATGTTGTCAATGCTGCACGTCGGTCCATCAATCGTGCCAATCGTTTATTTAAAGATTCCCTCTCCAATACACCTGAATCAACCGTATATGTCAATGGAGGTGAGTATTTGATGACTTATTCGGTTGGTACACCTCCGTTTAATGTATATGGTGTTGTTGATACAGGTAGTGACATTGTTTGGCTTCAATGTAAGCCTTGTGAACAATGCTACAAGCAAACCACTCCTATATttaatccttcaaaatcatcaagtTACAAAAATATTCCTTGCTCTTCTAACTTATGTCAATCTGTGAGATATACCTCTTGTAATAAACAAAACTCTTGTGAATATACTATTAACTTTAGTGATCAATCATATTCACAAGGAGAACTTAGTGTTGAGACTCTTACATTGGATTCCACCACCGGTCATTCTGTTTCATTTCCTAAAACTGTTATCGGATGTGGACACAATAATAGAGGGATGTTTCAAGGGGAAACTTCCGGTATAGTTGGTCTTGGAATTGGACCTGTGTCTCTTACAACACAATTGAAATCTTCAATTGGTGGTAAATTTTCTTACTGTTTGTTGCCATTGTTGGTTGACTCGAACAAGACGAGCAAACTCAATTTTGGAGATGCCGCTGTGGTTTCTGGTGACGGTGTTGTGTCAACTCCTTTTGTGAAAAAAGACCCTCAAGCTTTCTACTATTTGACGTTAGAAGCATTTAGTGTTGGAAACAAAAGAATAGAATTTGAAGTGTTAGATGACAGTGAGGAGGGTAACATCATACTTGATTCTGGTACAACATTGACTCTTTTACCGTCTCATGTTTATACTAATTTGGAATCGGCGGTAGCACAACTGGTGAAACTAGATCGTGTTGAtgatcctaatcaactattaaACCTTTGTTATAGTATCACATCAGACCAATATGATTTTCCTATAATCACTGCACATTTTAAAGGTGCAGATATTAAGTTGAACCCAATTAGTACCTTTGCTCATGTTGCTGATGGTGTGGTTTGCTTAGCTTTTACATCATCTCAAACTGGTCCAATCTTTGGAAACTTGGCACAACTAAATTTGTTGGTTGGTTATGATCTTCAACAAAATATTGTGTCGTTTAAGCCTAGTGATTGTATCAAGGTGTAA
- the LOC11427229 gene encoding F-box/LRR-repeat protein At4g14103: MERRILRSTKRRRIYEVKNDEKAENGEIDDMLSNFPDGILLHILSFLDAKYAVQTCVLSTRWRNLWKLIPTLILHSSKFSTLKQFSKFVPKILTLRDTSISLHALDLDRHGHIEPRILKKILDYVCSHNTHLQKLEISLRGDHRLIMRTVSSCHALTSLKLSVWNRGGSCDNSGTRFPKSLNLPSLTNLNLKEFIFSCGENNCAEPFFGFTKLNSLVIDCCSIWDAKTLKISSETLVNLTMHKNIFYIDKIELSTSSLCTFTYTDCFIPRICGTGLASVKQFYVVVTMGQYLEKPGMVLRSWLLDLANVTSLTISSTTLQILSLVPELLELKLPSLCNLKSMEIKLEPLERSRGLFNKVKDEMLKKIAAKSMKQVFELRRAGLKPPPIPDGIVAFLLQNSPSAKVHITTKYPDIFKIKQDDKSSNEDKVEKCQTNIVTS, encoded by the exons ATGGAGAGAAGGATTCTTCGAAGTACAAAGAGAAGAAGGATCTATGAAgttaaaaatgatgaaaaggCTGAAAATGGAGAAATTGACGACATGCTAAGTAATTTCCCCGATGGCATTCTCCTTCACATTTTGTCATTTTTGGACGCAAAATATGCCGTTCAAACTTGTGTTTTGTCCACGAGATGGAGGAATCTCTGGAAACTTATTCCAACTCTTATTTTGCATTCTTCCAAATTTTCCACTCTGAAGCAATTTTCCAAATTCGTGCCTAAGATTTTGACTCTTCGTGATACCTCAATTTCATTGCACGCCCTTGATCTTGACCGTCATGGTCATATTGAGCCTCGAATCCTTAAAAAGATTTTAGATTATGTTTGCTCACATAATACCCACCTCCAGAAGTTAGAAATCTCTTTACGTGGTGATCATCGTCTCATTATGAGAACTGTTTCATCATGTCATGCTCTTACATCTCTTAAACTTTCAGTTTGGAATAGAGGTGGCTCTTGTGACAATTCTGGAACGCGTTTTCCAAAATCTTTGAATTTGCCATCATTGACCAACTTAAATCTAAAAGAATTTATCTTTAGTTGCGGTGAAAACAATTGTGCTGAGCCTTTTTTCGGCTTTACCAAGTTGAATAGTTTGGTCATTGATTGTTGTAGTATTTGGGATGCAAAAACCCTAAAGATATCAAGTGAGACACTTGTAAATTTAACTAtgcacaaaaatatattttacattgaCAAAATTGAGTTATCTACTTCAAGTCTTTGTACCTTTACTTATACCGATTGTTTTATTCCGAGAATATGTGGGACTGGTCTTGCTTCTGTTAAACAATTCTATGTTGTTGTAACAATGGGTCAATATTTGGAGAAGCCTGGTATGGTTCTACGCAGTTGGCTACTAGATCTTGCCAATGTAACATCATTGACCATTTCTTCGACTACTCTTCAG ATTCTCTCCTTAGTTCCTGAATTATTAGAGCTTAAGCTCCCTTCTTTGTGCAACTTAAAGTCTATGGAAATAAAACTGGAACCACTTGAACGTTCTCGGGGATTATTCAACAAAGTGAAAGATGAAATGTTAAAGAAAATTGCTGCCAAGTCAATGAAACAAGTTTTCGAGTTACGAAGAGCAGGTTTGAAACCACCTCCCATACCAGATGGAATAGTTGCCTTCTTGCTTCAAAACTCTCCGTCCGCAAAAGTTCACATCACAACCAAGTACCCGGATATTTTTAAGATTAAGCAG gatgataaatcatcaaatgaagATAAGGTGGAGAAGTGCCAAACTAACATAGTAACTTCTTGA
- the LOC11425921 gene encoding mediator of RNA polymerase II transcription subunit 18, whose amino-acid sequence MNEGLYSRQLGRLIFCFLLQHVEALEILLQGLCGVQRERLRIHELCLKNGPHLGPVSSEVRLLCDLEQTEPSWAVRHVGGAMRGAGADQISVLVRTMVESKVSKNVLRMFYTLGYKLDHELLRVGFSFKFKRGAQITVRVSSVNKMLKLHATDEAVPVTPGIQMVEVTAPASDENYAEVAAAVQSFCEYLAPLLHLSKPGVSTGVVPTAAAAAASLMSDGGGTPL is encoded by the exons ATGAATGAAGGACTCTATTCAAGACAACTTGGACGgttgatattttgttttcttttgcaGCACGTCGAGGCTCTTGAGATTCTCCTTCAAGGGCTATGTGGTGTTCAGAGAGAACGATTAAGAATCCATGAATTATGCCTCAAAAATGGTCCACATTTGG GCCCAGTATCCTCAGAGGTTCGACTTTTATGTGATCTAGAGCAAACTGAACCCTCATG GGCTGTTAGACATGTAGGTGGTGCAATGAGGGGTGCTGGTGCTGACCAAATTTCAGTTCTGGTTAGGACAATGGTGGAAAGCAAAGTGAGCAAGAATGTGCTTCGTATGTTCTATACACTAGGGTACAAGTTAGACCATGAGCTGTTGAGGGTGGGGTTTTCCTTCAAGTTCAAAAGGGGGGCACAAATCACTGTGAGGGTTTCATCAGTCAATAAAATGCTGAAGCTGCACGCGACTGACGAGGCCGTGCCAGTAACACCTGGCATACAGATGGTTGAAGTAACAGCGcctgcttctgatgaaaactatGCTGAAGTTGCTGCTGCCGTGCAATCCTTTTGTGAATACCTTGCTCC GCTTCTCCATCTGTCCAAACCAGGCGTTTCAACTGGTGTGGTTCCTACTGCTGCAGCTGCTGCTGCATCTCTAATGTCTGATGGCGGCGGTACACCTCTGTAG